The DNA region GCCCTGCCACTTCATGAGGGTAAATTTTGGCAATGGCGGCAGTGCCGGCTTTTGTGTTTGCTTGAGATTGATGTTGAGCGACTTGAATGACTTGAAGCGGGGTGCCGGTGTTTTGTTGGTTGCGTTTCTGAGCCGGCGAGTAATTTGCTTGGGTGCCTTTGTTAGCTGTCTGAGTTTGCGCCGCACGAGTGTACGCCATTGGCCAGATGGCAGTCATGAGCAAGGCAGTCGTCAGGCTAGTCCAAAGTCTTTGATTCATACGTCCACTTGTGAGGAGCAATTGCAAGTTGAGGTTTGAGCTGTCAATGTGCCGCCATTCTGTGGGGAATTGACTGGATAACTCATACTCATTCTGTGTTCGTGCTGAAAGTTTGAAACTGCAACAGACTACCATGAAGGTTTTGAATTGCGGATCGTGAACTTACCTAGAAGTTCCGTAACTTTATGTAAAATTTAAATTTCAAGGTTACGAAGAAAGAGTCAAAAACCTTTTAGTGTAAAGGTCTCGCGCCTTTTTAGGGTTTTCTCAAACTTTATCAAAACTTTACATAAACTTTAGGCGAGCTATGTGTTGCCTTTTGCCGGCACTCTTCTAGAATCTGGCAGGATCAACTCGCTCGATTGGCAAGTACAATACTTCCTGCAATCAGCGCTGTTGTGGGATTTCAGGCATGGATTATCGGGAAGCGGGTGTAGATGTTGAGGCCGGTCGCGCTTTTGTGGGCCGAATTCGCAGTTTGGTGAATAGCACGCACCGTCCGGAGGTTTTAGGCGGGTTGGGCGGTTTTAGCGGTTGTTTTCAGATGCCGGCTGGTTATCAGGAGCCGGTTTTAGTTTCCGGGACAGATGGAGTAGGGACAAAGCTGAAACTAGCTCACACGCTCAATCGGCACGATACGGTTGGCATCGATTTAGTTGCAATGTGTGTCAATGATGTACTGACATCTGGCGCAGAACCGTTGTTCTTTTTGGATTATTTGGCAACGGGGAAGCTGAATCAAGAGCAGTTAACTCAGGTGGTGGCTGGAATTGCAGAAGGGTGCCGGCAGGCAGGCTGTGCGCTGCTGGGGGGAGAGACGGCGGAGATGCCGGGATTTTATCAGCCTGGTGAGTACGATTTAGCCGGCTTTTGTGTGGGAATTGCCGAGAAAAGCCGGCTGCTAGATGGATCTCAGGTGCGGGTGGGTGATGTGGCGATTGGGTTGCCGAGTTCAGGGGTTCACAGCAATGGGTTTAGTTTGGTGCGGAAGATTGTCAGCGATGGCGGCTTTAGCTGGGATGAATGCCCAGAGGGGTTGAATGGCAATCTAGGTGATGTGCTATTGACACCGACACGGATATATGTGAGGGAAGTTTTGGATGCCCTGCGAGCCGATGTAGAAATTCACGGCATGGCTCACATTACAGGAGGCGGGTTGCCAGAGAATTTGCCGCGCTGTTTGGGTTCGGGGCAATCGATTCGGATCGATGTGAGTCGTTGGGAAGTGCCGGCAGTTTTTCAGTGGTTAGCAGATGCCGGTGATGTGAGTTTGCCGGATATGTATAACACTTTTAATATGGGAATTGGGTTTGTGTTATTAGTGCCGGCAGCTCAAGTTGAGGAGACAATTCGCCGGTTTGCTTCGGCTTATGTTATTGGGGAAGTGGTTGAGGGTGATGGGGATTTGATTGGCGTGCCGGCATAAGTAGCGGTGAGGGTGTGGGGGTGCCGGCAGCATAAGATTTGATCAATCGAAAAAACTCAAATTTTCATGGCAAAAGCAGCAGATATCGGCAGTAAGCGATTAATTAGTCTGGCACCGGCACGCTGGATAGAATGGGTAACACAAATACCCGATGTGGAAGTCCGAGATATTATCAGTTCAGAATTCCAGTGGGTAAGCCGTGAAAGTGATGTGTTGGTAAGCGCCTACACTCCTCAAGATGGTGAATTTCTCGTCCTCAACGAGTTACAATTGCGCTATACATCGGCAATGCCTCAGCGAATGCGAGCTTACGCAGCTTTAGCGGAAGAACGATATAACAAGCCGACCTATCCTGTACTGATTAATATCCTTCAACCAGGGCCGGCTGTCGAGATCCCCAACCGCTATGAAACGAATTTTAGAGGCTTGCAAGCCCGTCAAGACTATCATGTAATTAATCTGTGGGAAGTCGATGCTGAAATCGCTTTTCAACAATCACTTCCTTCTCTGATTCCATTTGTGCCGGTGTTGAAGGGAGGAAATGAGGAATCAACAGTCCGGCAAGCTTTGCAAATTTTGCGCTCTGACGAACAATTAAACGAGTTAGAACCACTCTTAGCTTTTTTTGCTAGCTTCGTATTAGACATTCCGCTAGTTCAGCAAATTATGAGGTGGGATATGGCAATATTACATGAATCACCCTGGTATCAACAGATTTTGCAGCAGGGGATGCAGCAGGGGATGCAGCAGGGGATGCAGCAGGGGATGCAGCAGGGAATGCAGCAGGGGCTGTTATCGGGTATTGCATTGGGTTTAGAGCTAAAATTTGGCTCGCCTGGATTACAACTATTGCCAGAAATTCGTGCGATTGAAGATGTAGGGCGATTAGAAGCAATTCAGCAAGCAATTAAAACTGTGAATACGCTGGAAGAATTGCGGCAAATTTACAGCTAAACCGGCTTGATTCAAAAAGTGAGCGGGGGAGAGGAGTTAATTAACCATCAAGCTTATAGACTTACCCATGTTTTTCACTCCCTCTACCGCCTCTTAACTGCTTTCAGGCACTTGCAAAATACTCTTTTTTACGATTAATTTATTTAGTCACTGGCCTCTCTATTACTAATCCGATTACACCTTCCAGTTGAGCATTCACTAAGTTCGCGCCTTTGAGATTGGCACCACTTAAATGAGCGTTCAACAGATTAGCATTAGATAAATCAGAAGCACTTAAATCGGCTCCTTTAAAATCAGCTTCTTTTAAATCTGAGCCACTCAAATCAGCCCCTTTTAAGTAGGCTCCTTTCAGGTTAGCACCTCGCAAGTCAGCACCTCTCAAGTCAGCACCTCGCAGGTTAGCACCCCTCAAATCAGCACCACTGAGATCCGCAGAAAATAAATTGGCATTGCTGAGATCGGCACGGCTCAGATCAGAGCGCCTCATGTTTGCTCCCCCAAGGCTCGTCCCTTGGAGGTTGGCACCGGCTAGGCTGCAACCCTGGCATTGTTTATTTTTCAGCAACCGCTTCATGTGTGCCGGCTGTGCCCAACAGCCTGAGCAAAGCGCAAGCAGCAGTGCGCTGGTTACTAGGAATCTTGTTTTCACAGTCCTTTTCCCCTCACTTGTGCCAATCACAGCAGTTCCTTCCGCAAAAGTCTCGGTTTCACAAGATACATTATCTGTCAATAAGGGTGAAACCCCTCATTTAATTTTGAATGCCGGTGAAGGATTGCAACCCTGCCGCTGACGCCCTAACCCCAGCCTCCAAGGGAGTTACCGGCTCAAAGGAAAAAAATTGCGTTTTCATTGATTCCCGTGTAATATGTGAAAAAACAAACAACGGTATCCCGACCGAATAACCGTAGATTATGATCAGGCCCTCCTTGAAACATCTCTGGCAACGCGATTCTTTAACACGCTGGGTGTCCCTCTTCTTGACGGGGGTAACATTAAGTTTGACGATCGCTGCCTGCACCGGCGGCGGGACTGCCGGCAATTCCAATGCCAGTTCTGCTAACGGTTCCAGCTCAGCTGCTAAAGAAGTTGAGCTAACCCTCGTTTCGTTTGCTGTTACCCGCGCTGCTCACGAGCAAATCATTCCCAAATTCATTGAAAAGTGGAAGCAAGAACATAATCAAACCGTCACCTTCAATCAAAGTTATGCGGGATCGGGTTCCCAAACCCGCGCTGTGATTGACGGTTTGGAAGCAGATGTCGTACACTTGGCACTTGCCTTAGACACAGAGAAAATAGAGAAAGCCGGTTTGATTGAACCGGGTTGGGAAAATGAAGCCCCCAACAATGCAATTGTTAGCAAATCTGTCGCTGCTTTGGTGACTCGTGAAGGCAACCCCAAAGGCATCAAAGATTGGGCAGACTTAACAAAAGAAGGCGTTAGCGTTATTACTGCGAACCCTAAAACCTCTGGTGGAGCGAGATGGAATTTCTTGGCTTTGTGGGGTGCAATAACCCGGACAGGGGGTGACGACGGCAAAGCCCAAGAATTTACCACCAATGTTTTTAAAAATGTGCCGGTGCTCCCTAAAGATGCCCGTGAGGCTAGCGATGTATTTTTCAAACAAGGGCAGGGAGATGTCTTAATCAACTACGAAAATGAAGTGATTCTCGCGGGTTTGAATGGCGAAAAACTGCCTTACGTGATCCCAGAAGTAAACATTTCCATCGATAATCCGATTGCCGTTGTAGACAAAAACGTTGATAAGCACGGAACTAGAGAAGTTGCTGAAGCATTTGTGCAGTTTCTTTATACACCAGAAGCTCAACGAGAATTTGCTAAGTTAGGATTCCGACCTGTTGATCCCACAGTAGGAGAAGAAACCGCTAATAAGTTTACAAAGCTCAAAACCCTCTTTACAGCGCAAGATTTAGGGGGCTGGGATAGTATCCAGAAACAATTTTTCGATGATGGGGCAATTTTCGACAAAGTTCAGGCTGACACTAAGAAATAGTCAATCAACAATCCATTAAAGATTGAATCGTTTCTGGATTCAGGTTTAATCTTGAACACTGTATTTTGTTTGGGCAATAAGCTAAGGCGCATCTAATTATTATGATAGGAGAGCAGATAAAAGTCCCTCATTTCTTCCTCCTATCCATCAACTGGGCGCAATATCCTGTGCGCCCTTACAGCCCTTTCTTACTCTCAATCTCAACAAAAAAATTAAATGCCTAACAGCTTATGACTGTCTCTACTCCCTCCTCTCCCACTCCTATTAAGAAAAATCCTCTGAGTCAGGTAGCTAATCTTTCTTGGCCCTGGCGCATTACCTTAGGGTATCTGACGATAATGCTTCTCCTACCAGTGTCCGCACTAATCTTAAAAGCGAGCACTGAAAATCCCGCTGATTTTTGGAGAATTGCCACCAGTCCTGTTGCCCTTGCAACTTATGATGTTACCTTTGTTACCTCGCTAATTGCAGCATTAATCAATGGTGTTTTTGGCACTTTAATTGCTTGGGTTTTAGTGCGGTATGATTTCCCCTTCAAGCGGGTAATTGATGCGGCTATTGATTTGCCGTTTGCTTTACCTACTTCGGTTGCCGGTTTGACGCTAGCATCTGTTTACAGCAATAACGGTTGGATTGGATCGTTGCTTGCACCCTTTGGAATTAAAGTTGCTTTTACTCGGTTAGGGGTAGGAGTTGCAATGATTTTTATCTCCTTGCCTTTTGTGGTGCGAACATTGCAGCCGGTTTTGCAAGATATGGAAAAGGAGATAGAAGAAGCAGCTTGGTCCTTGGGTGCCTCGCGATGGGAGACGTTTTGGCGGGTTGTTCTTCCGCCTTTATTGCCGGCCATTTTGACGGGGATCTCTTTGGGTTTTTCCCGTGCAGTCGGCGAATACGGTTCTGTTGTAATTGTTGCTTCCAATGTTCCGTTTAAAGATTTAATTGCTTCAGTTCTAATTATTCAAAGATTGGAGCAGTATGACTATTCTGGAGCAACAGTGATTGGCACCGTTCTGTTACTAATTTCTCTAGGAATTCTGCTAGCAATTAATCTATTACAAGCTTGGGGACGACGCTATGAGCTATAATGTCGCGGGAAAGTCTTTTTATCCAGATCTAGAACCTTCTGAGCCATCTTCACCAGCAAAACCGGCAAGGGAAGTGAATTGGGTCAAGATAGTTTTGATAAGTGTGACACTTCTCTACTTATCATTAGTTATGTTTATTCCTGCTTTGAACGTTTTTGTAGAAGCGTTTAAAGCAGGTGTGGGTCCATTTTTAAAGAATCTGACAGAGCCGGCTTTTATTCATGCCATCAAGCTAACTGTTTTGATTGCTTTAATTGTTGTGCCGGTTAATACAGTATTTGGACTTTGTGCGGCGTGGGTCATTGCGCGGAACCATTTTCGGGGTCGAACCTTACTGATTAGCATTTTAGACGTTCCTTTTGCCGTATCTCCGGTAGTTGCGGGACTAATGATCGTGCTACTTTACGGACGGAATGGTTGGTTTGGCCCACTTCTAGAATCAGCCAACATTAAAATTATTTTTGCAATGCCGGCAATGGTACTGGCGAGCGCATTTATCACTTTACCTTTTGTCGCTCGCGAAGTGATTCCGGTTTTAGAAGAAGCCGGTTCAGAGCAAGAAGAAGCTGCCAAAACTTTGGGTGCAAATGATTGGCAAATATTTTGGCGCGTGACACTGCCAAATATCCGTTGGGGTTTACTATACGGGGTGATTTTAACAAATGCCAGAGTTATGGGCGAGTTTGGCGCAGTATCAGTGGTATCTGGAAATATTGCCCGTAAAACTCAAACCCTGCCTTTATTTGTTGAAGAAGCTTATAAGCAATACCAGACACAAGCTGCTTATTCAGCGGCGGTTTTGTTGGCGCTTCTAGCTGTTGTCACCCTTATTTTGAAGGAAGTTCTTGAGCAAAAAACCCGCATTAAAAACGTGGACTAGGAGGGTTACATGGTTATTAAAAATCTCACAGATTCCCAAAGCGAGCGTTTCAATGATTTACAGGAAAACCCAGAATTAGCTTCGGCTAGCGATCCTGTAGATAATCCAATCGTTCTCACCCGAATTAGAATTCGGATTTCCAAAAAATATCATCAAGAACCTGTCATTTCACGGTTAGTTTCTGATTATGGCTTAACGGTCAATATTGCCGCTGCTCTTTTGGGAGCAAATGCCAGAGATGATGGCTGGTTTCACTTACAACTTCAAGGAACAAGCCAGCAGATTAATAGTGCTTTAATCTACTTGAATGACTTAGATTTGGAAGTTTGGCATGAGTCTGAAAAGGCAAATGATTGGTAAAGACTTAAATCGTAGTTCGAGTGTTTCTGCAAACAGCAGTCCCATCATGACGCGAATTAAAATCCAAATTCCCAAAAGATGCAGGAAAGAGCCGGTGATTTCCAGGCTAACTTCAGAACACGGCTTAACGGTGAACATTACTGGAGCGATGCTGGGAGCGCATAGCTATGAAGAAGGGTGGTTTGATTTAGAATTACACGGACTTCCTCTACAAGTTCAAAGCGCTCTAGCATACCTTCAGGATCTTAATGTGAAAATTTGGGGAAAGCCCAATCCCGATGGCGATGGTT from Microcoleus sp. FACHB-68 includes:
- the purM gene encoding phosphoribosylformylglycinamidine cyclo-ligase gives rise to the protein MDYREAGVDVEAGRAFVGRIRSLVNSTHRPEVLGGLGGFSGCFQMPAGYQEPVLVSGTDGVGTKLKLAHTLNRHDTVGIDLVAMCVNDVLTSGAEPLFFLDYLATGKLNQEQLTQVVAGIAEGCRQAGCALLGGETAEMPGFYQPGEYDLAGFCVGIAEKSRLLDGSQVRVGDVAIGLPSSGVHSNGFSLVRKIVSDGGFSWDECPEGLNGNLGDVLLTPTRIYVREVLDALRADVEIHGMAHITGGGLPENLPRCLGSGQSIRIDVSRWEVPAVFQWLADAGDVSLPDMYNTFNMGIGFVLLVPAAQVEETIRRFASAYVIGEVVEGDGDLIGVPA
- a CDS encoding Rpn family recombination-promoting nuclease/putative transposase, with translation MAKAADIGSKRLISLAPARWIEWVTQIPDVEVRDIISSEFQWVSRESDVLVSAYTPQDGEFLVLNELQLRYTSAMPQRMRAYAALAEERYNKPTYPVLINILQPGPAVEIPNRYETNFRGLQARQDYHVINLWEVDAEIAFQQSLPSLIPFVPVLKGGNEESTVRQALQILRSDEQLNELEPLLAFFASFVLDIPLVQQIMRWDMAILHESPWYQQILQQGMQQGMQQGMQQGMQQGMQQGLLSGIALGLELKFGSPGLQLLPEIRAIEDVGRLEAIQQAIKTVNTLEELRQIYS
- a CDS encoding pentapeptide repeat-containing protein — encoded protein: MKTRFLVTSALLLALCSGCWAQPAHMKRLLKNKQCQGCSLAGANLQGTSLGGANMRRSDLSRADLSNANLFSADLSGADLRGANLRGADLRGADLRGANLKGAYLKGADLSGSDLKEADFKGADLSASDLSNANLLNAHLSGANLKGANLVNAQLEGVIGLVIERPVTK
- a CDS encoding sulfate ABC transporter substrate-binding protein, which translates into the protein MKHLWQRDSLTRWVSLFLTGVTLSLTIAACTGGGTAGNSNASSANGSSSAAKEVELTLVSFAVTRAAHEQIIPKFIEKWKQEHNQTVTFNQSYAGSGSQTRAVIDGLEADVVHLALALDTEKIEKAGLIEPGWENEAPNNAIVSKSVAALVTREGNPKGIKDWADLTKEGVSVITANPKTSGGARWNFLALWGAITRTGGDDGKAQEFTTNVFKNVPVLPKDAREASDVFFKQGQGDVLINYENEVILAGLNGEKLPYVIPEVNISIDNPIAVVDKNVDKHGTREVAEAFVQFLYTPEAQREFAKLGFRPVDPTVGEETANKFTKLKTLFTAQDLGGWDSIQKQFFDDGAIFDKVQADTKK
- the cysT gene encoding sulfate ABC transporter permease subunit CysT, producing MSQVANLSWPWRITLGYLTIMLLLPVSALILKASTENPADFWRIATSPVALATYDVTFVTSLIAALINGVFGTLIAWVLVRYDFPFKRVIDAAIDLPFALPTSVAGLTLASVYSNNGWIGSLLAPFGIKVAFTRLGVGVAMIFISLPFVVRTLQPVLQDMEKEIEEAAWSLGASRWETFWRVVLPPLLPAILTGISLGFSRAVGEYGSVVIVASNVPFKDLIASVLIIQRLEQYDYSGATVIGTVLLLISLGILLAINLLQAWGRRYEL
- the cysW gene encoding sulfate ABC transporter permease subunit CysW, which translates into the protein MSYNVAGKSFYPDLEPSEPSSPAKPAREVNWVKIVLISVTLLYLSLVMFIPALNVFVEAFKAGVGPFLKNLTEPAFIHAIKLTVLIALIVVPVNTVFGLCAAWVIARNHFRGRTLLISILDVPFAVSPVVAGLMIVLLYGRNGWFGPLLESANIKIIFAMPAMVLASAFITLPFVAREVIPVLEEAGSEQEEAAKTLGANDWQIFWRVTLPNIRWGLLYGVILTNARVMGEFGAVSVVSGNIARKTQTLPLFVEEAYKQYQTQAAYSAAVLLALLAVVTLILKEVLEQKTRIKNVD
- a CDS encoding NIL domain-containing protein, with translation MVIKNLTDSQSERFNDLQENPELASASDPVDNPIVLTRIRIRISKKYHQEPVISRLVSDYGLTVNIAAALLGANARDDGWFHLQLQGTSQQINSALIYLNDLDLEVWHESEKANDW
- a CDS encoding NIL domain-containing protein, whose protein sequence is MTRIKIQIPKRCRKEPVISRLTSEHGLTVNITGAMLGAHSYEEGWFDLELHGLPLQVQSALAYLQDLNVKIWGKPNPDGDGW